One genomic window of Amphiura filiformis chromosome 3, Afil_fr2py, whole genome shotgun sequence includes the following:
- the LOC140147825 gene encoding uncharacterized protein, with translation MPPPPPPPPGPPPPPTFNQANTKAPNLNKKEQKTRGALLGDIHKGMKLKKTTTVDKSGPLIEKPKTGGMGGGGGAAPRGGGGGGGGGGGGMSSGGGGLGGLFAGGMPTLRSTGRGGVSTGRTGVNTGRAAPPSNHIGNNLPGPGRGGGHSLPARGGGNNLHGPGRGGGPVNKRPSPSNTAVNSRFNNGGPPLPNTGNRANSSAPPPPPPQNTKIVHIIGRYQVRLFPLPSSITEE, from the exons ATGCCTCCCCCACCTCCACCCCCACCTGGTCCCCCTCCCCCGCCTACCTTCAACCAGGCTAATACAAAAGCTCCCAATTTAAATAAGAAGGAACAGAAGACTCGTGGCGCATTATTAGGAGATATTCATAAAGGGATGAAATTGAAGAAGACGACCACAGTTGATAAGAGTGGACCGCTTATAGAAA AGCCTAAAACCGGCGGGATGGGCGGTGGTGGCGGCGCTGCTCCCCGCGGTGGTGGCGGCGGAGGCGGCGGCGGTGGTGGTGGAATGTCATCAGGAGGAGGAGGTCTAGGAGGATTATTTGCAGGTGGAATGCCAACTCTACGAAGCACAGGCCGAGGAGGCGTTAGTACAGGGAGAACAGGTGTTAATACAGGGAGAGCAG CTCCACCATCAAATCACATAGGAAACAACTTACCCGGACCGGGACGAGGTGGGGGACACAGCCTACCCGCACGAGGTGGGGGTAACAACCTACACGGTCCCGGACGAGGTGGTGGACCGGTAAATAAAAGACCGTCTCCAAGTAATACTGCAGTGAACTCTAGGTTTAATAATGGTGGTCCACCTCTACCGAATACTGGGAATAGAGCCAACTCAtcagcaccaccaccaccacctcctcaaaatacaaaaatagtgcACATAATAGGCCGGTATCAGGTTCGTCTTTTCCCCCTCCCCTCCTCCATCACAGAGGAATAA